catcacatcatttaaaccatacaaatgtatatgaagctgcatcatttaaagcatataaagaatacaaaagtctctcacttcacgacattgattacaaagtgtcaaaatttcatagaagtataattacaaagtgtcaaaatttcatagaagcatataaagaatacaaatgtatctcacttcaagCTAGGTCCTaatgttgtgggtgaaccctagacaccacttgttccacgcgttcgtagaagtccccactatgcttgatgacctcattgttgatgagatgggcgaactcctttgaatgttatacacgacccatttaggtcggtgtcccattgtcattcggggccgctaGTACTCTTTCATCGCCGCAACTGACCCCTTTGAcccaggcttgaacatgctggcattctccataaggatgtgacagcagtagtagccacagaacacactgccagacggctgttgctggcaagggaacctgtggttgtggtgaggctcgtctttatagcctttaccagctagttttctcCTGGTCGctactttccaggcagtgttaataagtgatttgatgggtttccaaaacctacctcgaacacccttcttcggaagtagtgaatcgaagtagtacaccacggaccaaggcaaacaaatgagtagtgtgacccaatggtctctgttttcaaaagaaacaaactttagtatctaagggtgtataagaaagactgaattagaaaaaacagacggttccatatataaaattgaacttactccaaattaaggaaaaacaggataaagtcgtggtccgcgtatttctcgagacatgccaccaagtatttagatgtaagggttcttgaggcatccttttctggctcaataccgatgtcaccgtagttgaacatcgcggggtctagaatggttacttttttgacctccattcgTCGCAGTTCTCTTATTGGGTAgtcagaccacagccttaagaggttgatatcaagcttttggcggttgaagaggtggaacagtacgttgaactccacaccaaaggtgataggacgttcctgaatgttcccaatttcttggtcaaagaagacatagtcttttgggattcaCATTaatctgttgggcatgctgttgagaaccagctgatgcttgcatgtagaactgatgaagctcttgcatctctctggacacggcacgcaggaaatcttcggtgaccatcggtcttccaggatagtaaataagaacccggtcaaacttcctagccacgaaataggatccgtcttcgaatctctggccttgacggaggttcttcatgagaaagtcaggcctattgtcctcccagactccagttatgtcaggcacatagtgcatctcatcttgagtgacattggaggactccttgatggtcttgccgccacgccccctctttttacgcctcctcttattgtcccatgccttctgctcctctgccttgtacttgtcatcgatcttgcgaccacccatggactcagcggcacccaagagagagaaggtaggagggacgcttccagcctgtgccgaccctgtggtctggctatctttgagctgtgcaggcatcggcattgcccgctcttcatctccgccggcatcgacaggaggaagtatcctaggggaaaggccgggcggcgaatgagaagtacctttgtgggcggagggagatggagtcatagaggaccggcgctggttgtagagagataccaagctcttaggccacataatgcggtagtttggacaaccgcctaggatatccacgccttcctccggaggtagcgggatagcataatcctgatgctcctcgacgacacagtccaccatcacactcacttgtgcgtcgttcataagaatgccgtgcaccagtggcggtgattgtctgggcatcaggtggccaatggcgcctatagacttcccaggcttgtcaacgtggatacgacacttcaccggtgcctgcgcgtaacaagaagaagacatatgtgtgtaagatttttattcatgaaggtaaggagtgaaaaagagtttgaaaagatgcttacaaggatgttgtctctcggacccggatcgttatcccggatgccctcgcttgggtccggttggctagcgggggggggggggggggggttgtccatgttaggagccgggctgtaacctgtGGTGTAGGTGTTTTCGtcgtccatacgtgtgtcggaggcggcgctgctcttcagcggggtgctctttcgcgggagaagaggaggaagaggaggaaggaggttcctcaaaacttccactcctcccccgagtatggcgtcaagggcgggctggtctttggccaatgccgacaccaaatgatggacgcttgcactgcatattcccgcgacacctcttgagacacgatagatgcctgctctcgcacctccgccttagcttgttctattatttcagcagaagcggggagctttttctggaccctgttTCGCTTCGGAgtaggcgggaaataatcatcccagcaggccccttcgccttcccctaaAACACGGctcgtgtgctccgccttttgcaagccagcggtcacagccgactcccacctcttgctctgcacggagttgtcggaggtttctgacctcttgctctcctcccatttgtggacattttcctgttatcatataagacaggacgtgagtctatatggatcaggagtgtcataattaacgtcgaaaacaaataaatgcacatgaacccttaccgtaaattttttaacaggcgactgcattggctcaatgcccacccactcctcgggtgtcatgtgctgacgtgcatattctctagcacgttggtcctccagcataTCATGCACTGGAGgtaccctgcctgccgcctcgagaattcggtcctgcttgcaccagaccttcttcttcccctctttccctgcactccctagcatgtggttcaagggcttcctcaagcgcaacgccctcatacgttcactcttcgcaatgaagtcAGGGTCAGATGATTCCTTCTTaaatttttcccattcggcctcatcagttaccgacagccatttcttcttcatgatctcgtagggtttgtccatccactttctagcggtggttttccaattagcaagtccattgcgcactgctatgttgacggccgctaggaatcgctcgcgccactcgtcagtgacttggaacctccttgcaacgtccgcgatgcacgtgtttctaacgacttcagagatgtcactccactcgtggtgatcttgcaatacttaTGTGCAACGTCTCCACAGGTCGTTgtgaaggccttctgtgccctctcaggcgactccgagcggcctctctcagagtgccgggtgaccacgtagcagaactccttcaagttgtggctccccctcggcgtcttcttccttggcttcttagcaggagtttcagaaggttgcgggttactctcttccacccgtcgctcgttgttgcgctcttctgaacgagagctacctgagccagagctggcaatttgctctcatgatgaagactcttcatcgacacgatctacctcctcccgatcaagaactggtttctggctactcttgcccatttcatacctatgccatcaaaaccatcaaatatatatcggccgaaaatttcagcatgacctatgctaaaaaactagcaaattttctctagtaggagctcgaaacctgcataaaaacccacccgcatatgtaccccctcggcacgatggccggccccttctccaatgacccgacatgatggtcgggcccacaattcattactcaattctccaaaatagcataGAAAACCgctatataaaaaatacatgtatAGCATCTAAAAAACTACatgtatagcatataaaaaactacATGTATAAAAAACTACAATGCATATACTCATGTGTGCTATATATTATCAAATGCATATACTCATGTGTGCTATATATTACAATGTATAAAACATCATGTAAAATGTGCTCACTAGAATGCTCTATAACTCaatactatatcaaattcacaatggtaaataaaatgtatcCATGTTACAAATTAGCTATTACAATATGTGTGCCCATCTAACTCaatactatatcaaattcacaatgtATACATGCCCTGGTGTGTGCTGGGAAATGTACATCTAATTTGATATAAATTATCTACTACTACAAACTACAATGTTaatcctaaattaacagcaacaaatcctaaatcctaaccctaaattaacagcaacaaatcctaaccctaaattgacagcaacaaatccaaaccctaaattaacaggAACAAATCCTAATcttaaccctaaccctaaatcaagctaaatcagaggagagggagggaggcagaggtGAAGGACGCAGAGGCACGCACCTGTGGCtaggggaggagggagacggcatGGCACGGGGTGGTGGCGCTCGGGAGAGGACgacgcggggtggcggcgctcgggcttGGGGACGAGGACGTGGGgtcggggaggaggacgacacggggtggcggcgctcgggcggggacgaggacgacgaggccggcggcggcgggctccgagcgaggacggggaggcacgggctcggggcggaggaggaagacggcacggaggcgaggacgaggaggccgtcggCAGGCTCGGGACAGCGCggggtggacggcggcggcgcgcgaaAATCCGGCAGCGCTTCGCTAGGGTTAGGGAAGCGCCCACTGCTGGTCTCTCGGATTAGGGGAGGACGCGCAGGCGAATGACTCTAAAATTTTCTAAGTGTTCCTTTATATAGCCAACTATCATCAATAACGGGCGGATAAGGgcggcgaccgttactgatgttccctcaatcatcagtaacggtcgggatacaacgcgaccgccactgatgagtgCCTATGAGAAATGCCCAACAACACATCAATAACGGGCGCCTTGTTActcgcccgttactgatgagtgggCGTGTAAccatgcgaccgttactgatgtgttccCATCCTTATTGAGCtttgtaccaatttaaattacaggaacgtttaaaaaaatttaaaacctgTCCTTTTGAGTGTTTTAGGACATGTACTTGTCACATTCAATAGATGAAATCAAAATGttgaagtttgatgaataaattcatgcattttgtctagtttttttttgggagtgacaaagccatgtactaacatacatacataaaagtacatcgatcacacgtaatttcacttagtacaaagtttgcattaaaaTTCAGTACGGGTATattttacaatgtgactactagtgcttctcctttcttcggtaagtcataacttgactcctcgcataactgcttctgaggtagggtgtttgtggtattttctcgctctcgctcccatcacttcttcttttccctctccttttcctcgttaatatcgtgtgttccgcttcttcgtcatctgtggcggtcgtcggatcatggaaaccttcgtagtcatcttgtgaagtaactccatccactccaacaatgcttcgtTTTCCTCTTTTTACTACGACACGGCCTTTATTTtccgggtcgtctatgtagaatacctactcgcattgtttagcaaagacccatggttcctctcttgccgggatttttctaatgtcaacttgttcacgagggatttcaggaggtagcaccatcatcgtgaacctgtgactttcttctttgtcacctttggtcgaTCTTACatggaacattgggatctttgtgatcgagtactccaattcccagatctcctcgataacgccaaagaacgctttggttttgctgttgttgtcggtcgcggtctcagaagtcatgactacatcactattttgatacgtgcttttacggtcctgagacgcagtgtagaagttataaccgttgatcgcatatgattaccaagtagagacgtggtaagcaggttcccgtgacaaacatgcaaccgtctcttctgatacattggtcgtctccctgccgtaccaataattcttcagccacgctgcgaatgttttattgtgctctcagtggatccagacttctcctcttttagggttttcatttcgcagttgttccatgtgcatttcctgataaggccggcagcaatcaacagtttgcaacacaaccaaatgtgctctttcaaagtcagcttccgttcctcttccatagacattaaggtatgtatgtccaaggccatcttcgccatcgagcttgtCGTTGTGCTGTGATTCGgaaacacctattgatttctggtcggccaaccaatccgtgcagaactcgatgcactcttctgccctaaagccttccacgatgttaccttccggacgcgatctgttacgaacgtagcatttcagaaccccgttgtatcgttcagggccatacatgttatgcaggaacgagggccctagggacaagatctcatcgcatatgtggatcattagatggaccatgatatcgaagaatgatggagggaagaacatctcgagctcgcacggaatctgtatcatactatccttcagtatctagCATCGTCTAACgttgattgacttctgcgagatgctgtcaaagaagtcagaaagttttatgattgtctcccttacgtgcggctccatgatacctctgattgcgactggaagtaactgagtgagtatgacatggttgtcatgagacttcatgccagatagcttgtgactcttcatgtcaactagatgcttgatgctcgacgagtagttcgatgggacgTTAATGCACCGtatggtcaccgtcacgaaaccattttTGTCGGCTGCcaacacttgatctttgcccccacaactcttttttggtagacatgagttccaggtccttccgtgcattgggtccattTTTCGTCTTCTCtagaatgttcatcagcaaacccagcacgctgtcgcatacattttctccacgtgcatgacatctatgctgtggtggcattctaaatgtgcccagcactccaggtcccagaatacggacctccttttccacacgatgCCTTCAgattccttatatttcttcgcagcaatctttccggggacaacttcaagatcgttcacaatttcgaggatttgcatagcAGACTTCTCCTTTGacgctgtcccgtgctccttcttcccattgaacctttccttgtcatccctccaaggatctttagcatccaaccactttcggtggctcatgtaaacaattttggatgaagcggtcaacttctccgatgtcgtgtttcccccgcactttgtacaggccttgtagccatctgtcacctggcatgaagtatttccattcgcggggtactcatgcacgcaggtcagaagcgatgctctcatcgtgaagtactccgtcctatttgcgtcccaaaccactctgccagggttccaaagctgcttcagctcatccttcactagctacagatacacatttaggtcagctcccggctgctttggaccctgtatgagcatgcacatgtggatgtactttctcttcatgattaaccatggaggaagcttgtagacaaacaagatcactggccaggtgctgtgcttgttgttcatgtttccgaaaggatttatcccgtcagtgctgagagcgagcctcaggtttctgggctctgccccgaaatcaCGAAATGCcatgtcgaagttcctccactaagtcccatcggcagggtgtcttaggaccccagcttcctccacacggtagtgcccgtcaggatcgaatgcagcctgcgtcggatcgtgatagacgagatacctcgcgtccttaacgttctgcatccaacgctcaactcggccacctgccttaagataccagacagtctttgccagcctgcccttcatcacttcttccccatcgtcttcgccagctctggcgtttttcttcttgtatctcgatgcaccgcatatgtgccAGCTCTCATGATTCTCGTattctccaatgtataccatgcagtcgtttggacatgaatgatgtttcacgcaatctaatccaagcgggcatgtgATTTTCTTCGCCttgtatgtgctcttgggcaacttattttgctgtggaaaaaccgaagcaagatAACTCAACAAatccgtgaagcccttgtctgaccagcatgatgctgccttcagcctcaaaagttcaagcgtcacttcgagcacgttgttttcttcgctagctccatcatacaagggtgtgtttgcgtcctccaacaattttttgaactgagcagactctgctcatcttcggggtcctccagctgctccCGTAGGTatgggtcatctagcatttcggcaatcctgccacgtggagctccttcaccttccacattagcctcctcatcgacccttgtttcttcctcggaatcattcgccagatcataccgcaggacatcatcatcttcgctaccgctaccgacatcagccgcatcctccccgtgacaagtccagcgagaataaccttccacaaaacccgatgccagcacgtgtatctgaacatcttcaggcttcatcatgcatgtgtttccacatttgcgacatggacaacgcatcatcacaagtccttttcgttccatatcacctttcgcgactccaaaaaaaaCCGTCCATttggttatccatcgagcattgattctttccttggcgtacatccaagaaaggtccttcgatctacaacacaatacacaagaaaacaaacaaagcaaaatagttagcctaatcattgacaaggggattaaggtgttaattaaccagagctaactaaaaatttgaaattagagacattcggagagatatTGGAGGCctgcgagaaagatcgggagggagagagagctcgcatgggagagggaagctccgagcgacgacgaggaggccgcattttggacggcggccggagctcaaaaatttgaaattggggaacttcggagagGAATTGGAGACCGTTGCAGCGGTAcgcgccacctccgctgcaCCAGGCGCCTCCCCCGACACAGATGTGGGGCCAGTTGCCTCCGCCCTAGCAGGCCGCCGCATACGGGCAGGTGTCCTCCTCCCCAGGTACAACAGTCAACAGCTAAATGGTGTTCGTGAGGCAGCACGCCCAGAAAGCCTCGTGGAAGCTAGGGAGAACGTCGTGGAGAGTCAGAGCGCCAttgtttcttctcctccccccGCTCAAGATTGCAACAGCAACAGCTAGGTAGGTTGTTCTATCCAAATGTGTCTCAATGCGTCCAAGAACACGCACGCAGCAAGTGGCCAGCTGACACTACACAGAGTACAAAAGATGGTTGGGGATCTAAGAAGTGGATACCGAGAGTGACGAGGTGCTCCGTGAGCGCTGCAGTGTACATTTATTGTTTGTTACTTTGTTTTCCTCCGAGGAGCATGGTGGAAGAACCAAGTCATAACCTGACCTGAGGAGTGGCTAAGAACCATGATATTTGGAGGACTCGGAGGTTAGCAAGCTGCTTTATCTGAGTTTTCATTTGTCAATATCGATATTGACCGCAACAAGTTTGATTCATACAtgttatgtttattttttattcttaAATTTATGAAGCGTGAGATTATGTTTGTTGAGCTCAAGGCTGGATTCCGTAAATTGAATACGACGAATTcatttttcctaaaaatttTAGCCCAAACTGCATCTCCGTATTGACATCGGTActttctcaaaaataaaaagatccATTTTTCTTATCCAGTTTATTCTTATTTAGAATACACATATACATTGATAGGATATGAATGCcatatggctgtgtgcatcgattgatgcagaggccgggggtattccctccttttcgaaaaaaaagatatgaatGCCATTTTAATGctgatttttttgtaaatttgtaCCGAAGtgtatttattttgcattttcaaatttatgttttatgTTGGTACCAAAATGTATTTGTGCAGGCATTTGCATATGACTAGACGAGTACATATAAATTTGATGGTTTTTACTTTTCTATTTCTCATGTAATTTGTGCATCTTTTTCCAAACTATTTATAGAAAACAATAGTCCCGCAGCAACACGCGGGTATTATCTAGTTTTTTGAACAGAGGATCCTGTGGATCTTTCTCCGAAATCCTTGTGGCCACGTGAGATGACGAGGTATCATTTTCTGCGATGAAAAATGACGATGTACTGTGCATGTGACTGTACGGTGTTGTACGTGACACTTGAGAGGGAGCAGGTTGTACGGCACGCCAGCTAGGGCTCCCTAGTTTGTGCGTACGAGCGCATCGTAAGGGCCTCCATGCCAAATAGCGGTGCCAAATTGTTATTTGGCATTTGGCACATCTTTTCAACATTGTGAGGCCAGTGCCAAatcttaaaattttgaaaccGGACCAATTACATGATTCTGTGCCAAATTGAGCCAAAACATTAAAAAATGGGTTGAAGGACTGATGCCACTACGAACTCTCTCTCGCCATGGTGTGAAACGAATCGTGGCTGGAGATAAAGCAAATAGCAGTACTACTGTTTATTTTCTAGATGGGACCCACACAAGCAAAATTTAGCAGCGCACACGctgtggaaaaaaaatgctcatATGTTATTGGTGCCAAACTGCACAATCTCAGCCGTATTTGGCTTGGCACATTGTGGAGGCCCTAAATATGCAAAGACGCCGATGAGGGACGAGCAGTACGAAATCGGTAGGAACTCTGATTTTCGGGCGGACTTTAAACTAAATTAATGTGCGACGAGTAATTCCGGCCAGAGCGATCAGTCGTTGTGCGGTGTGTGTGGAGCGTGCTCTTCTTATAGTTTTGCGTGACGCGGGGAAGAGTGAGGTGTCGGGGGCGCGCGGTGCATAGGCCAGCCGGTGACGAAGCAAAGGCGCGTGAGGTTCTGCAGCGTTATTCCTACTCGAGCAACGGCACCTTCCTGCTTGTGGTTGGGTTCCACGTACTCGCCCAGCCCATGGAGGCCCAAAAACACGGAACAATCTCTTCGTTTTGTTTTCCAgcgtttgtttttcttctccccAGCAAAGGCCACGATCGAGAACATATGCCAAGCTCTCGTATGATGGTTGTTGTATTCTCTAATCAAAAGATATCTATTACCGTAATAAGTTCTACTTCTGGTATGATCGTTATATTTTTTTCGGTATATGGGGCAGAATATTCTTTTAGCTAGCGCTGAAGCTTAGATAGAGGCCTCATTTCGGTACTCCTTTGCACCATGAAATCCATATTGGTATTAGAATGTCTCGTTGCGTTATAACTAGCTACTTCTATTGTGCACCCAATGAAGAACAACGTTTCTGCCCGGATCTGTCAGATGATCAGCTGGAAcaaaaaaatgacaagaatttagaatcgggaGTAACCGTTAGGCTGTCATCTCCAGTCTCTTTCTTTGAGCGGGGTATGCCATGGGCAACGAAACACATCCTTTGAGAAAGTTTTGACACTCTTATGCTTGGGTGGCGATTGGGCTCCACTCGCCCAGCCCATGGAGGCCCAAAAACACGGCTTCGCTCAAGTAAATAATGCTGCAGAACCTCACGCGTCTGCCTTGCCTTGTCAGTTGTCACCGGCCGGCTGCATCCTCCTTCAACGCGTCACGCAAAGCTATAAGAAGAGCATACTCCACATGACACCACACAACCACTATAAACCCTTCAAGCTCAGCTCAACCGATCTCCTCTCAGTACTCAGTCCTGATCTCCTCACACACCACACGCCGGCAGCAAGCAATCAACAGCCATGGACGGCTCTTGCCAGTGGATGAGCTtcacttcttcttcctcgtcctcttcctcctcgcatAACGGCCAGGCCggggcgccatggccgccgccgccgccgaagcgcCCAGCGGGGCGCACCAAGTTCAaggagacgcgccacccggTGTACCACGGCgtgcggcgccgcggccgcgccgggCGCTGGGTGTGCGAGGTGCGCGTGCCCGGCACCGGCTCCTGCAACAAGAAGCGTGGCCAGCGGCTCTGGCTCGGCACGTACTTCAGCGCCGAGtgcgccgcgcgcgcccacgacgccgccatgctcatgctccgcgccgcgcccggcgCGCGCGTCCTCAACTTCCCGGACTCCGAGTGGCTCCTCGACGTGCCGATCATGGCgctcccggccgccgccgacctctcCTGCGTCCGGCGCGCCTCCGTCGCGGCCGTCGCCGACTTCCAGCGCCGCGAGCCCGCCGccaatggcgccgccgccgtcctcgaccTCGATGAGGCTGCGGTCTCCTGGGCGACGACGTCCTCCCAATTAGCTCGTGCCAACAACAATGGAGGAATGCTCATGTTTGATTTTGAGGTGCCGGTTGCGGCAATGGGCAGCGACGGCATGTTCGAGCTCGAAGACATCTGCGGCGAAACGGACCTAGACATGTACTACACGGAACTCGCGGGGGGGCTGCTcatggagccgccgccggacgccggGGCGTGCTGGGAAAGCCGAGACGCCGGAGCCGACGCCGACCTCTGGAGTTGTTACTGAGATCGACGACATATGtacgtgtgtatgtatatgtatgtaccTTGATTAATTTGGCTCCATGGATGCACACATGGACCAAATTGAATTAGCTGCCTGATTTGGCatgcataataaaatagaGGAACCTTACACGAATCGAATCATGTCATCCCGTGATACTAGCTAGACTCAATCAAACGCGCGCAGATCTAATCTAACCTACTCCgtacaaaaaaagaacaagaaaagaCATTCAGCACCGGCGATCCTCCACTAATGGTGGTACTGTAGAGTGACCTAGCTTAGCTAGTAGATGAATGATGGTTCCTTCCCGTCCAAAAGAGGGCACACTGGCTTCAAGTGCTGGTAAccacaaaaggcaaaaaaaggGTGAGACAATTCAACG
This is a stretch of genomic DNA from Brachypodium distachyon strain Bd21 chromosome 1, Brachypodium_distachyon_v3.0, whole genome shotgun sequence. It encodes these proteins:
- the LOC100841302 gene encoding dehydration-responsive element-binding protein 1H; protein product: MDGSCQWMSFTSSSSSSSSSHNGQAGAPWPPPPPKRPAGRTKFKETRHPVYHGVRRRGRAGRWVCEVRVPGTGSCNKKRGQRLWLGTYFSAECAARAHDAAMLMLRAAPGARVLNFPDSEWLLDVPIMALPAAADLSCVRRASVAAVADFQRREPAANGAAAVLDLDEAAVSWATTSSQLARANNNGGMLMFDFEVPVAAMGSDGMFELEDICGETDLDMYYTELAGGLLMEPPPDAGACWESRDAGADADLWSCY